The Lactuca sativa cultivar Salinas chromosome 2, Lsat_Salinas_v11, whole genome shotgun sequence genome includes the window CTACGCGTATAACGTGGTCTTACGTAATGTGCTTCGAGCAAAGCAGTGGCAGATTGCCTACGGACTGTTCGATGAAATGCGTCAAAGAGCACTTTCGCCTGATAGGTATACTTACTCCACTTTAATCACGCATTTCGGGAAAGAAGGTAAGTTCGACGACGCGTTATCTTGGCTACAGAAGATGGAACATGATCATGTATCTGGCGATCTTGTACTATACAGCAACCTGATTGAGTTGTCTCGTAAACTATGTGATTATTCTAAAGCCATATCAATCTTCTCTAGATTAAAACAATCAGGTATCTCCCCTGACCTCGTAGCTTACAATTCCATGATCAACGTATTTGGAAAAGCAAAACTATTTCGTGAAGCTCGATTGCTACTTCAAGAAATGAGATCAGTTGGAGTTACACCTGATACTGTAAGCTACTCTACACTCTTAAGCATATACACCGAGAATCAAAAATACCTAGAAGCTTTATCAATATTctcagaaatgaaagaaatgaactGTTTCCCTGACCTTACAACCTGCAACATCATGATAGATGTATATGGTCAACTTGATATGGCTAAAGAAGCAGATAGATTATTTTGGGGCATGAGAAAGATGGGAATCGAACCAAATGTGGTAAGTTACAACACCCTTTTAAGAGTTTATGGTGAAGCCGAACTTTTTGGGGAAGCCATACATTTATTCAGATTAATGCAGAGAAAAGATATCAGCCAAAACGTTGTTACTTACAACACTATGATCAAGATTTATGGAAAAACACTCGAACATGAGAAAGCTAATAATCTTATTCTAGAAATGCAAAGTAAAGGGATAGAACCAAATGCCATAACATATTCAACCATCATTTCTATATGGGATAAATCAGGGAAGTTGGATAAAGCTGCAATTTTGTTCCAGAAATTAAGATGCTCTGGTGTTGAAATTGATCAAGTTCTTTATCAAACCATGATTGTGGCTTATGAAAGAGCTGGTTTAATTGGGCATGCAAAAAGATTGCTTCATGAACTTAAACACCCGGATAATATTCCTCGAGCTACAGCCATTACAATTCTTGCTGGAGCGGGTCGGGTCGAAGAGGCTACATGGGTTTTTCGCCAGGCGTATAATTTTGGAGAGATTAAGGATATATCGGTGTATGCGTGTatgattgatttattttcaagaaACCGTAAGTATTCTAGTGTGATTGAGGTGTTTGATAAGATGAGAAAAGCGGGATTTTTTCCTGATGGGAATGTGATTGGGCTTGTGTTAAATGCGTATGGGAAGTTGAGGGAGTTTGAGAAAGCGAATGTTGTGTATGTTGAGATGCAGGATGAAGGGTGTGTTTTTCAAGATGAAGTGCATTTTCAGATGTTGAGTCTTTATGGTGCGAAAAGGGATTTTGAGAAGGTGGAGTTGTTGTTTGAGAGATTGGAATGTGATTCCAATGTTAATAAGAAGGAATTGTATCTTGTTGTTGCTAGTGTTTATGAAAGGGCGAATAGGTTAAATGATGCTTCAAGAATTGTCAATAGAATGAAGGACATGGGACTTTTGAGATCATAGATAAACTGTGTTTGCTCAACATACTTGGAAGGATGATAGTAGATGAAAGGTACCAAACACAAAGGAAATTGCATCTTCCTGTTTGAagattcaaaattttcttaattgGACATGTATTTTTCAAAAAGTTTATGTTGATCAATGTACAAATGATGTTAGCATGCTTTAAGAAGTTTGATTAATCATGTAATTTCATCAACACATATGGTAAATTATTTTGACTTCCCACAGACTTACACATTGttataattaaaacaaaaagtATGTTGCGTATATTGGCAGTGAaagtaaagtatgttgctatttcttgaattAGTCCATAAGATTACTAGCTAATTAATGGTTAGCGGATTTTAATTTGAAAGATAGTGAATTAAAATAATCATAGACTTGAAATTTTTAGTATTTTAGTTTAAGTTTGAAAACTTCAAATTAGTGATATAACAATGGTTATTGTCGTTGTTGCCCAATAACTATCACTTTTCGCTTAATCTGGTCACTAAAGTTTATTCTTGTATTATGGATCCCCAAACTCTTAATCTACCTATGCATTTGTATTTGGTTTCATCGGTTTTAGGGGGAAGAAAATGTCCACGGGGCACCATATTGACCACATTATTTCCAATGTGGTACTTAATTTTTAACTTAATTAATAGGCTTCCCCCCATCTCAAGATCAGACAAAACGTTCAAAACCCCTAAATCGGACCTCCATCAATGGCATCTTCTTCGAGCACCAACTACAAGATAATGAGCATCAACAACTCCGATGCAGATGAAAGACCACTGTGTGACTTCCTGTTACCTTCGATGGAACGTAAGTCATGGTTCATCGAGAATCCAGCCAAGGTTGTTAATAGCGATCGCTACACTCGCTATAGCGAATAGCGTTATAGCGTAGCGTAGCTGTGATAGATCGCTACGATGCCTGTAGCGAGGCAATAGCATGTGTAGCGATGTCTgacatttttttttggtttaaatcAGTAAGAAACGTAGCAATTAGGCTCGGAATAGGTTTAGGCGGGCAATTGTACAATCAATTTCATGTCTTCCCCTCTAATCGACTAAGATTGTACGAACGACGCCAAAATCatcaaaatcgatttttggcGGGTTATTTCTCACTTCTACAACAGTAGCGACAATAGCACACCTCCCCAAAATCGATTTGTGGTATTGAAACATAGTTTTAGACTTTAGAGTCTAGAAATAATTATTCATTTGTGGTATTAGAACTTAATTTTAGACTTTAGAGTCTAAAACTAACCAATCTTTTGTGGTAAACATCTTTTGGAACTTAATGTTAGCTTAATAGAATTGGTACTTGTTAGTTCTATGTTATTTTTGATTGTTGCATAGGTGCAAGTAAATATAGTGTTTAATTTTATAAGAAATCACAAAACATGAAATAGTTGTCGTTGTTTCATCGCTATCGCTACGTAGCGTATAAGTGGGTTGTCGCTATTTCCTCGCTATTGCTATCGATAACCTTGAATCCAGTGCCAAGGTTCTAAAATTGCATTAGTTCACTTGTAAGTATATCTTTGATTTGTAAGGTGTCCAATTTAgcttaagagaaattaaatatcctcctacattTTGTTCATGTTTTTTCTTCCTACCTATTTAAAATGATGACAAGTGTACAAATTTAACACCCCAATCaaatttgaattaaatttaatgacacttgtcaccatctAAAATAAGTAGGAAGATAATAGGAACAAAAAATaggagaatatttaatttttcttagcTTAaacatgttatatatagtatcttagggcacattgaacacatttttTCATTAAACCCTAACTGTAGTTTGTTTAATGTTATTAGAAGCAGACACATAACTATAACTTCTTCAAGTAGTGTGACTCTCCCATTGGACAAGATCACTATCGCTTAACTATCTTGGGGATGAGAAAGTGACCTGAAATAAATGGAAAATAATACTTACGCTGAGAAGCTCCAAAAGAAGGTACATAAATGGAAGAACTACAGAAGCAGAAGCAGTTGttgcaaaaataataataataataataataataataataataataataataataataataataacaaaagaaCTTGAACATGGAGATTCAGGTTGACAATTGAGTTACGAGTAACAAAGTCCAAGTTGAAAGTATTAAAAAGGATGATCATCTCCCTTGATGTGTTGTTCTTTTGTGTAGTGGTGAAGGCTTTTAAAGGATCTTGGGATTAGTGTTCTTTAAGCCTAGTTCCCAAGTTTAgcaaagaaaataaaagaaaataaagagagaaaagagagaagggAAAGGAAAGTAGAAGAAAATTGTATTTTGtgttctagaaaaaaaaaaacgtaaGAAGAGAAGGGAAAGGAAAGTGCAAGAAAATTGAATTTTGTGTTTTGAGTTGGAGAGAAATGAAGGAGAAATTAAACACTTTGTTCTTTTTTCTCCAAATCCTTCCGAATTGGAAGGAAAGTTAGGTGGGAAATTTTCCCTCTATTTCTTTCACTTCTACGAAAATACcaatttcttttacttttttcTCATTTACATCCATTTTtttgcttttgtgtgttatataGTTTTGTAGATAATAAGCATGGAGGATTTGATTATTTGCATCTATGCCCACATTACAAAGCAACTCTCTAGTACAAACaacttttgagtaaattacacgaatggtccctattgtttgtggTAGTTTGCACATttgatccctaacttatttttttaactcggaaggtccttactgtttgtttttgttgcgcgtttggtccctgtcttacctaaaaagactattttacccttgattttttaatttatttaaataaacgcaCACCCAACCTCACTTCCACCTCACTTTACCTTACCTTACATACCTcaccttatttaaataaattaaaaaatcaatggcaaaatggtctttttaggtaagacagggaccaagcgcacaacaaaaacaaactataagaaccttccgagttaaaaaaaaaataagttagggaccaaacatgcaaattaccccaaaccatagggaccattcgtgtaatttactcataacTTTTAAGAAACAACCATCAAACCCAATTATTCATAACACCCTTCAACATGCCACCGTGTTTAACTTCATCATAAGACCATAATTTAGTTTAGTGTAAgggtgtcaatttatgacacgacacaacaaaaatacacgacacgaaacaaaattgggacgaaactgaaatttgaattcgtgttcgtgttaaTTGTAAAAAACatgatgtcgtgtcgtgttcgtgttcaaaatttaacatgaaattgacacgatttagcagttctttatcgtgttttttgtgttatatttgataaagtattcattaaataaactagtttttagtatatgttatattttCGTGTCGTATTTGTCGTTTTTAATTCGTTcattttcgtgttagttaaaaaaagcACGACACCGTGTCACGTCGTGTTATGTTCGTGTTATATAAAACTTtgttgtgtcgtgtcgtgtcaaatAGAAACACGAAACGATAACACGATTTGTCACCCCTAGTTTAGTGTTATACAAGAGTATATCCAGTTTCACAATTGGGCCATATCTGTAACATATACATGAATTGGTAGTCATTATATAAAGAAAATCACGCATAATGAAATAAATGTGCATCATGCAACTTAGATCGGAGGTCATAAAAACATTTGGCAGAAATGTGGTCTTTGGTAGTGTAGGAGAGCGAGAAGACATGCTTTGACACTTATAGAGGTACTTGTATAGCACTAAACTAAATTATGGTtatagaacttcaaaacaccgtTTTGTTCATTTTTCAACGATTTAAAGTGAAAGAGGGTTCATCCCCCGTCCATAAACCCCAAAGCCTAAAACTACATTGGTTTTCGTAACACATCACTAACGGTTTTATATTATCATTTTTCTATAACAAAGTTGGTACCCATTGGCTACAACATAGTTACATAACATGTGTTTAAGCTGTTTATGGTCCTCAAATATCAAACCTAATATTGGTTTATGCTTCTTCCAAAGTAAATTATCTTTGAAGATGACATGAACTTAAACCACATGATCAATCTCATCACATTAATGGTTTTATTCATCCTTCACCGACTTTGGTTTTGAATAGGACATAACTTACTCAAGAATTTGTCTATACTTGTCTTGTTCATACAATTGATTTCATCCTTACATTCAAGATCAACGGCCAATACATGATTACTTACCACTTAATCTTTGTCCTCTTCAAACCATTCCTCTAAAGCATCACCATTGTAGTTAGCATAAATGAGTATTTTAACATCATTAAGGTATGCAGTCTCTATAAAAGCGGTGTGATCAATTTCATTTTCAATGCATTAAATATCAGAGTATAGAGGTTGAGGAGTACATTAGTAAAGTTTTTCCCATGGTTCTTGCATGGATTGTTCTAGAAGAGTAAAGCATTCAATAAAATTCATCCGAACAAAGCCAAAAATTCATCCGAACAAAGCCATAATCGATCAACTTATTTGATAAGCATCCAAATGACTCTTGCATTTGTTTTGTTTTAGGTTGCATCGAAGCAACAAGAAACAAGGATCGAAGCCAATATCATCATATTATATATTGATAAAGACCTTTATATCAACCAACATCACCAATAATTAATTCAAGTAGTTAAAAAACGTTGGAGTATTCATACTAAAACATAAACGATTAACTTATTTGGTACAATTCTGAATTCTGATACCAATTGCACAAAATAACTTTTAATCAAACATTCGAGAATAGAGAGAGATGAATCAAGCTGCAAATTTAGGAGCTTCCCTGTTCTGAAGAATCTTCTTCTCCAGTTCATCCTTCTTGGCACCAATAACCCTTCCCACCTCTTTTCCTTGTTTTAGCAATACAATTGTTGGCATTGCCTGCACCCCAAATTGCTGTGCCACATCCTACAATCATccatccgttttttttttttttaaaatcgccCAATCTATCTTCATAATTACGATAACGATTTATGTACCCTTGTCTCAATTTGATACAAATTCATCATCGATTTATGTAACCAATTACAGAAACTGGTAGCAAATTGAAAACACGTAAAAAGTTTACCCTAATATCACCTTGGGAACTCAAGTTCGGGACTCATATAATTGGAATTGAAGCAAAATCGGTTGATCGACTTCAGATTCTAACTCCACGACTTAAATTCACAcggatcaattagggtttttcgctGACTCGTTGAAATTAAGGTTTAAACCTAAACCTTATTTGTTAGATTAGTTCATTGGAATGGAATTATGAATCGAAATGTTGGATTGACCTAATCGGTTCACCAAACAGTTCCAGATGACTATGATGATatgatattaattaaaaatacctGTAATTCATCGACATCGATCTTGATGAAGTCGATTTCCTGATATTTGGAAGCGAGAGAGCGGATAAAGGGCTCCAACATCTTGCAGGGTCCACACCATGACGCCGAGAAATCTACGACCATCAGTTTGGGGGATTGTTTTGACTGATTGTAATGGAGCTGCCAGCGGTTAGAAGAATGAAATTCAATAACTCGTGATTCCTCCGATGATGTATCGCCGTCGTTGGGGGTCTGTTCTCCTCCTCCCATCAACGCTGACGCCACCGATCCCATGATCTTTTTTAGTTTTTACACACAATACACGATACACACACCGTCGAAGTCGAGAGGAAGTATGGACTCCGCGGACTTTAACTCATCCAGGCTCCAGCTAAGCTTAATATAAAGCTTTGAGTAAATTATAATCCCGCAAATCTTCAAAAAATGGTCCCTTGAATATaagtttagtttttattttttttttcaagttttatgAAAACCAATTTCTATCATGGTTAGTCACTCATCCATAAGTGATTTCTGGATAGTTCCCACGACGTGACAACATGCTTTCCACGTCGTGGCGAGTAGATTCTTTACGACTGTTTTGTCGAGGAATTGTCACGTCGTGGAAGGTGCATGGTCACGACGTGGTGATCAGCTATGTTGACTTTTGgttgttgactttttgactagttggATTTTTGGTCAAACTATGATAAAACTGAATGTTTAACTAAGGTCTAGTTTCAGTTTGGTTTAGGTAGCTTGTGTTAGTTGTTATGTTGCATAGTATTGTTGTTGAACCTATGTTGGTTAGCtcatgtgagttttctcactatattttaTACCGGAGTATGTATCATTGTGTGTAAGATGTTGGTATGTTGTAGTAATATGTTAGATTGGTACATCTGTTATGATTACTTGTTCTTTGTTGGTTATTATTTATCTGTTTacatatgttgacatattgtggttggttgggttgagacggTCCTACTTTATGTTGTAAGCCAAAATACCTTAGCGGTCTAGGTATattgtaggccttgcgaggcggtccaATCAGACTATAGACCTAAGGTAGCAGTGCAACTACTGTAGGCCTTGTGAGGCGGTCAAGTCGACTATATGCTCGGTAGAGCGGTCAAGACATCTTATAGGCCTTGTGAGGTGGTCCAGGCAGACTGAAGGCTCATGTGagcatgcattgtatgtgtattgttgtgtgagGTATTTtaggggggaactcactaagctttggcttacagttgtggattaaatgtttttagGTACTTATCGGATGGTGAAGATGAGACTGTGTACAAGCACATCGGTGATTTATAATTCGAGATTCCGCTATAACTCTGAATTGGAAATATAGACTTTGAATAAATAGTTTTTAACTTAGATGTATTTACAAAAAATGGTTGTTTATtctatttgaaaaataaaaaatttattttggaaatttggggtgttacagaaTCTGTTGTCGTCGCCAAGAAGCAACTACGATCATCCATTCGAAGTCGCCTGAGGAACAAGATTGCAGAGTTCAAACTAGTGGATGAAATTGCGTATGGACTATACACACCAACGACAAGAACCAGAGAAGAAATCAAAACCCATTCTGTAATGCCCACACTTTTCGTTAGACATTCTGTAGATAAACCCTCATTTACATTGTCGTTTAAATgtaaattggaaaaaaaataaataagtaaatgagAAGTTGtcttttgtgttatgtgtttacaaagggataagatgacgcgTTAGCCCATAATCTAGCTTCCCGGGTATCTTCCACCCTTATCAAGTGAGTTATCTCGCtatattacaatatatatatatatatatatatatatatatatatatatatatatatatatatatatatatatatatatatatatgttaggacATAAGAGCTAGTAGTATAGTCTTTAGGTGCTTAATGTTAGTGTACTTGAGGCTAGTAGGGTAGAAATTATAGTTCATATATGTTTGTAATAGTATAGCCAAAAGTATAAGCCTTTATGTGTTTAAAAGTTATTGTACTTGAATTAATTATTACGATTAGAATATGGGTTGACGGCGGAACAACGACATGTCAGGAGCCTATAGACCCGAGTGTTGACGATGAAACGACAAGTAATTTGTAAGTCTAAATATACATGTTATTGGTGGATTGGCGAAAGGCCGTGAGCCAATTGGTGGAACGGCAAAAAAGATCGTGAGCTATTTGGTAGATAGGCGAAAGGTCGTGAGCCAATTGGTGGATCGTCGAATGGTTGTGAGCCATTAattgtatgcatgtatatgtattgtggtatataatattttggggaaatcattaagcttcatgcttaaCCAATTGATTaaaaaatgttttcaggtacttcttcgaATCGTGAGAAAGGCAAGGCTTACACACGTGTTGGCATCATGTTTTCCACATAATGTAATTATACTCTGATTTGATTGAACaagtaaaaatgaaaaattgtatggtaaaaatggggatgtaacaagttggtatcatattCATGGTTtaagagaattggatgaacactcgtgtgattccaaactcaaactagggATTTAAATATCTTAACAAATATTTTAAAGAAACAAAACtttattcaaaagaaaagaaTGTGATGCGTATAGTTAGCTAGAGCTCATAAAGGAAAATGATTCACAAAATACCCATATTGTTATGTATGCTAATATATGAATTGTTAGAAATGCATGCAAGTACGTAAGACAAGGATATTTTCAGGAATTACAGGTTAAGAATTTCT containing:
- the LOC111891922 gene encoding pentatricopeptide repeat-containing protein At5g39980, chloroplastic, whose product is MMHMDASSLTTASIPYITINLHNSPSTSHRKKLHHRSVFVVISSSSTKDIWRKPSKSTTLKPSSFLQPYRRRPETGHLDHSVDMDELVSSINQTSNEHELFALLSPYKTRQLSIRFMVTLLSRETDWQRSLALLDWINEQALYTPSVYAYNVVLRNVLRAKQWQIAYGLFDEMRQRALSPDRYTYSTLITHFGKEGKFDDALSWLQKMEHDHVSGDLVLYSNLIELSRKLCDYSKAISIFSRLKQSGISPDLVAYNSMINVFGKAKLFREARLLLQEMRSVGVTPDTVSYSTLLSIYTENQKYLEALSIFSEMKEMNCFPDLTTCNIMIDVYGQLDMAKEADRLFWGMRKMGIEPNVVSYNTLLRVYGEAELFGEAIHLFRLMQRKDISQNVVTYNTMIKIYGKTLEHEKANNLILEMQSKGIEPNAITYSTIISIWDKSGKLDKAAILFQKLRCSGVEIDQVLYQTMIVAYERAGLIGHAKRLLHELKHPDNIPRATAITILAGAGRVEEATWVFRQAYNFGEIKDISVYACMIDLFSRNRKYSSVIEVFDKMRKAGFFPDGNVIGLVLNAYGKLREFEKANVVYVEMQDEGCVFQDEVHFQMLSLYGAKRDFEKVELLFERLECDSNVNKKELYLVVASVYERANRLNDASRIVNRMKDMGLLRS
- the LOC111891923 gene encoding thioredoxin H2, producing MGSVASALMGGGEQTPNDGDTSSEESRVIEFHSSNRWQLHYNQSKQSPKLMVVDFSASWCGPCKMLEPFIRSLASKYQEIDFIKIDVDELQDVAQQFGVQAMPTIVLLKQGKEVGRVIGAKKDELEKKILQNREAPKFAA